From Candidatus Sphingomonas colombiensis, one genomic window encodes:
- a CDS encoding AMP-binding protein: MTTLQGADRTLIDAFLDGVSRRPDAELVVHSAMRPATSRLADVVASGIRFAAGLRARGVGPGDIVAVQLPAWSEWLVACVGIAHIGAVMLPIVSIYGAKEIGFILRQSGAKLLVTPDRWRDAEYGDVLAACGELPGLSSHVVIGDNVPVGAIGWDDMLAHDDGAPPTAGDPDDLAMLVYTSGTTADPKGVCHSSRTLLSELAAVSHARRRIVETNFSPWPPGHVAGACTMMRYLAQGKKLVLMDQWDAADAAMLIERHQISASSFTPFHLNGILDAADRDGRDLSSLASCLVGAAPVPPTLIERCATRGLATFRCYGSSEHPTVTTGDPDDAMAKRLTTEGRLMIGSEMRFVDDEGSEVPAGVDGEIVTRGPELFTGYFDTQLNAAAMLPGGWYRTGDIGHLDADGFLVISDRKKDIIIRGGENISSREVEDILLADPAIADAAVVAFPDERMGEIVCAYVVARVDADVTLASVRSFFAASGVAKQKTPERIVCVGELPRNNMGKVLKHELRARARSEAREITV; this comes from the coding sequence ATGACGACCTTGCAGGGTGCCGATCGCACATTGATTGACGCGTTTCTTGATGGCGTGTCGCGTCGACCCGATGCGGAACTGGTCGTACATTCTGCGATGCGCCCCGCGACGAGCCGGCTCGCGGATGTAGTCGCGAGCGGCATCCGGTTCGCGGCCGGGCTTCGCGCGCGAGGCGTCGGTCCGGGCGATATCGTTGCGGTGCAACTGCCCGCCTGGAGCGAGTGGCTGGTCGCATGTGTTGGCATTGCCCACATTGGTGCGGTCATGCTGCCGATCGTCTCCATCTACGGCGCGAAGGAGATCGGCTTCATCCTGCGACAGTCGGGCGCGAAGCTGCTCGTCACGCCGGATCGCTGGCGCGATGCTGAATATGGTGACGTGTTGGCGGCTTGCGGTGAACTGCCCGGGCTATCGAGCCATGTCGTGATCGGCGACAATGTGCCGGTCGGGGCGATCGGCTGGGACGATATGCTCGCGCATGACGACGGCGCGCCTCCAACCGCGGGCGATCCCGACGATCTGGCGATGCTGGTTTATACGTCGGGCACGACCGCGGATCCGAAGGGCGTATGTCATTCCAGCCGCACGTTACTCTCCGAGCTGGCAGCGGTGTCCCACGCGCGGCGTCGGATCGTCGAGACTAATTTTTCGCCCTGGCCTCCGGGGCATGTCGCGGGTGCGTGCACCATGATGCGCTATTTGGCGCAGGGTAAAAAGCTGGTCCTGATGGATCAATGGGATGCTGCGGACGCGGCCATGCTGATCGAACGGCATCAGATCAGTGCATCGTCTTTCACACCGTTCCACTTGAACGGAATATTGGATGCGGCTGATCGCGACGGCCGAGACCTTTCGAGCCTTGCAAGCTGTCTGGTTGGCGCGGCACCGGTTCCGCCTACGCTGATCGAACGCTGTGCTACGCGGGGGTTGGCCACGTTCCGCTGCTATGGTTCCAGCGAACATCCAACCGTCACCACTGGTGATCCGGACGACGCAATGGCGAAGCGCCTCACGACTGAGGGGCGGCTGATGATCGGCTCCGAAATGCGCTTTGTCGATGACGAGGGAAGCGAAGTGCCAGCCGGGGTGGACGGAGAGATCGTTACCCGCGGGCCCGAATTGTTCACGGGCTATTTCGATACGCAACTGAACGCCGCCGCCATGCTGCCGGGCGGTTGGTATCGCACCGGGGATATCGGGCATCTCGATGCCGATGGCTTTCTGGTCATCTCGGATCGCAAGAAGGACATCATCATTCGTGGAGGCGAGAACATCTCGTCGCGCGAGGTAGAAGACATCCTGCTCGCCGATCCCGCGATCGCAGATGCGGCTGTGGTCGCTTTTCCCGACGAACGGATGGGGGAGATCGTCTGCGCCTATGTGGTCGCGCGCGTCGATGCCGATGTGACGCTCGCAAGCGTGCGCTCGTTCTTCGCAGCATCGGGGGTGGCGAAGCAGAAGACTCCAGAGCGGATTGTATGCGTCGGCGAACTGCCACGTAACAATATGGGTAAGGTGCTAAAGCACGAGCTGCGAGCCCGGGCGCGCAGCGAGGCTCGAGAGATCACGGTTTAG
- a CDS encoding MarR family winged helix-turn-helix transcriptional regulator — translation MKKGASISYRISVIGRLQRTRFDARARSLGITRAQWRAIYAISGNEGASQRRISELIKVGDVTAGRLIDRLVDKGWVERRADVADRRTHRLYLTPLAGPVLAKLAELGADEDMLALDGVDPAALEVALAVLDRVIANIESAPTVVEIDPVGERVACDA, via the coding sequence ATGAAGAAGGGCGCTTCTATCAGCTATCGGATTAGCGTCATCGGGCGGCTCCAGCGAACCCGGTTCGATGCGCGCGCGCGCAGCTTGGGAATCACGCGGGCGCAGTGGCGCGCTATCTACGCGATCAGCGGTAATGAAGGCGCGTCACAGCGCCGGATTTCCGAACTGATCAAGGTGGGCGACGTGACTGCAGGCCGATTGATCGATCGGCTGGTCGATAAGGGCTGGGTCGAGCGTCGAGCCGATGTAGCGGATCGTCGCACACATCGCCTGTATCTTACCCCATTGGCCGGGCCGGTGCTTGCCAAGCTCGCCGAGCTCGGCGCGGACGAAGACATGCTCGCGCTCGACGGGGTAGATCCCGCAGCGTTGGAGGTCGCGCTTGCCGTACTCGATCGCGTGATTGCCAATATCGAGTCTGCACCAACTGTGGTGGAAATCGATCCTGTCGGCGAACGGGTTGCCTGCGATGCTTGA
- a CDS encoding alpha/beta hydrolase gives MNDDIGPTSHSFVSQRLKLNYLDWGNPNAPVLILVHGGRDHARSWDWIARALRRDWHIICPDLRGHGDSAWSPDGAYTMPYYICDLAQLIHQQSAAPVTIVAHSLGGAISLRYAGLYPERVRKLVAIEGLGLSPDSIGERNAIAFADRWRGWIEERRGMSARTSRRYASIEDALARMLSENRHLSEEQARHLTVHGVNRNEDGTFSWKFDNYLRSSPPLDVSDEELHALWGRIECPTLLAYGNDSWASNPAKDGRAAYFKSARIIAYDHAGHWLHHDQFNRFLADLQAFL, from the coding sequence ATGAACGACGATATCGGCCCAACCTCACATAGCTTCGTGTCCCAGCGCCTGAAGCTCAACTACCTCGATTGGGGCAATCCGAACGCGCCGGTGTTGATCCTCGTTCACGGCGGGCGGGATCATGCGCGTAGCTGGGATTGGATCGCGCGCGCGCTCCGGCGTGATTGGCACATCATCTGCCCTGATCTTCGCGGGCACGGCGACAGCGCCTGGTCGCCCGACGGCGCTTATACGATGCCCTATTATATCTGCGATCTGGCACAGCTCATTCATCAGCAGAGCGCAGCGCCGGTCACGATCGTGGCGCACTCGCTCGGCGGCGCAATCTCATTGCGATACGCAGGGCTATACCCCGAACGCGTGCGAAAGCTCGTCGCGATCGAGGGGCTGGGCCTGTCGCCCGACAGCATTGGCGAGCGCAACGCCATCGCCTTCGCCGATCGCTGGCGCGGCTGGATCGAGGAAAGGCGCGGCATGAGCGCGCGAACCTCACGCCGCTACGCCTCGATCGAGGACGCACTGGCCCGGATGCTATCCGAGAACCGCCATCTTTCAGAGGAGCAGGCGCGGCATCTGACGGTTCATGGCGTCAACCGCAACGAGGACGGCACCTTTAGCTGGAAATTCGACAATTACCTTCGCTCCTCGCCGCCCCTCGATGTGTCCGACGAAGAACTCCATGCGCTATGGGGGCGGATCGAATGCCCAACGTTACTCGCTTACGGCAATGACAGCTGGGCCTCAAATCCGGCCAAAGACGGTCGCGCCGCCTATTTCAAATCGGCCCGGATTATTGCCTATGACCATGCGGGTCACTGGCTGCACCATGATCAGTTCAACAGGTTTCTGGCGGATTTACAGGCTTTTCTGTGA
- a CDS encoding NAD(P)-dependent oxidoreductase yields the protein MRVVVTGSAGKIGREAIRALKAAGHRVIGLDLRAATIDGVRTAAVDCTDFGAVVGALSGIDTMFGMARLPQLPDAVVHLAGIPAPGLADDAHTFNVNTISTYNVFSACARLGIKRIVWGSSETILGLPFNTPPVFLPIDETHPDLPNWSYAMAKFLGEQMADQMPRWHPELSIVSLRFSNVFDAADYAQQPSAAANPHFRKFNLWGYVDARDAGEACRLAVEANFAGHERMIVAASDNITGHPSAELAATHFPESAIRGELDGDISLLSSARAYAVIGYRSCFSWRGTPT from the coding sequence ATGCGCGTCGTCGTTACCGGCAGTGCGGGGAAGATCGGTCGCGAAGCGATACGCGCACTAAAGGCGGCAGGACATCGCGTCATCGGTCTCGACCTGCGCGCCGCGACGATCGACGGGGTGCGCACCGCTGCGGTCGACTGCACTGATTTCGGCGCAGTGGTGGGCGCCCTTTCGGGCATCGATACGATGTTCGGCATGGCTCGGTTACCGCAATTGCCGGACGCGGTCGTCCACCTTGCCGGCATTCCCGCCCCCGGCCTCGCGGACGATGCACACACCTTCAACGTCAACACCATCTCGACCTACAATGTCTTCTCCGCCTGCGCGCGGCTCGGCATCAAACGGATCGTATGGGGATCGAGCGAGACGATCCTCGGGTTACCCTTCAACACGCCCCCGGTTTTCCTGCCGATCGACGAGACGCACCCCGATCTGCCCAATTGGTCCTATGCAATGGCAAAATTCCTCGGGGAACAAATGGCCGACCAGATGCCCCGGTGGCACCCCGAACTCTCAATCGTCTCACTGCGTTTCTCTAACGTGTTCGATGCCGCCGACTACGCCCAACAGCCCAGCGCCGCGGCCAACCCGCATTTCCGCAAGTTCAACCTCTGGGGTTATGTCGATGCTCGTGACGCGGGCGAAGCGTGCCGGCTCGCGGTGGAGGCGAACTTCGCCGGTCATGAGCGGATGATCGTTGCGGCAAGCGATAATATCACCGGCCATCCGAGCGCCGAGCTGGCCGCGACCCATTTCCCGGAAAGCGCCATCAGGGGCGAACTGGACGGCGATATCTCGCTCTTGTCGTCGGCCAGGGCGTACGCGGTAATCGGTTACAGATCCTGTTTCAGCTGGCGAGGCACACCAACCTGA
- a CDS encoding aldo/keto reductase, with product MHYTSLGRTGLRVSRLCLGCMTYGIAQAGQHQWTLDEETSRPFFRQALEAGINFFDTANAYSGGTSEEITGRALKDFAQRDEVVIATKAWVPWRNAPNTGGLSRKALLQAVDDSLKRLGTDYIDLYQIHRFDPDTPVEETMEALHDIVKAGKARYIGASSMAAWQFSKMQYTASAHGWTRFVSMQPQVNLIYREEEREMLPLCADLGVGVIPWSPLARGKLTRAPDSTTARSETDQFGKAIYARTAQQDAAIVDAVLNIATERGVPPAQIALAWLLAKPEITAPIVGASKPAQLADAIAALDLRLSTDEIAALEAPYVPHGVTGVSFPSRFNGRVSVRS from the coding sequence ATGCATTATACTTCGCTCGGACGAACCGGCCTTCGCGTATCGCGCCTGTGCCTAGGGTGCATGACTTATGGCATCGCACAGGCCGGCCAGCACCAATGGACGCTCGATGAGGAAACGAGCCGTCCGTTCTTTCGTCAGGCGCTGGAGGCTGGGATCAACTTCTTCGATACGGCAAACGCCTATTCGGGCGGCACGTCGGAAGAAATCACTGGCCGCGCGCTCAAAGATTTCGCGCAACGCGACGAAGTTGTGATCGCCACCAAGGCGTGGGTTCCGTGGCGCAATGCCCCTAACACGGGGGGCCTGTCCCGCAAGGCGTTGCTGCAGGCAGTGGACGACAGCCTGAAACGGCTCGGCACCGACTATATCGACCTCTATCAAATCCACCGCTTCGACCCCGACACGCCGGTCGAGGAAACGATGGAAGCGCTTCACGATATCGTGAAGGCGGGCAAGGCGCGCTACATCGGCGCCTCATCAATGGCGGCGTGGCAATTCTCCAAGATGCAATATACCGCGAGCGCGCATGGATGGACACGGTTCGTGTCGATGCAACCACAGGTCAATCTGATCTATCGCGAGGAAGAACGCGAGATGCTGCCGCTGTGCGCCGACCTGGGCGTCGGCGTGATCCCGTGGAGTCCACTCGCACGCGGCAAACTGACGCGAGCGCCCGACTCCACGACCGCTCGATCGGAAACCGACCAGTTCGGCAAGGCGATCTACGCACGCACCGCGCAGCAGGACGCGGCCATTGTCGACGCGGTGCTGAATATTGCCACCGAACGCGGCGTACCGCCGGCGCAGATCGCGCTCGCGTGGTTGCTCGCCAAGCCCGAAATCACGGCGCCGATCGTCGGCGCATCGAAACCCGCGCAACTTGCCGACGCGATCGCCGCGCTGGACTTGCGATTAAGTACCGATGAGATCGCGGCGCTCGAAGCGCCCTATGTGCCGCACGGGGTTACCGGCGTAAGCTTCCCGTCGCGCTTCAATGGCCGCGTTTCGGTGCGATCGTGA
- a CDS encoding aldo/keto reductase — protein METRFLGRSGLEVSVFGFGTMTFSDGQGRFAGVGTTQGEDARRQVDMCIDAGVTLFDTADIYAAGRSEEILGEALGAKRKNLVVATKAFSRMGRAAHDTGLSRRHLIDACDASLKRLGTDWIDLYQVHSFDALVPIEETLRALDHLVTAGKVRYIGCSNYAGWQLMKATATAERLGTECFISQQIQYSLMVRDAEDELLPCGVDQRIGALIWSPLAQGFLSGKFRRDGADIAQRLALNNGLKLYDTPRGATVLDTLFEIAADHPGASPSQVALNWLLARPGVSTVLIGARSDEQLADNLAAATWSLSAEEVERLDKASQTAMRYPNSHHRLFTLERNPQIFPRYKD, from the coding sequence ATGGAAACGCGTTTTCTCGGCAGGAGCGGCCTCGAGGTTTCGGTCTTCGGCTTCGGCACGATGACCTTCAGTGACGGCCAGGGCAGGTTCGCCGGCGTAGGCACGACGCAGGGTGAAGATGCCCGGCGGCAAGTCGATATGTGCATCGATGCCGGCGTAACCTTGTTCGACACCGCCGACATTTATGCCGCCGGTCGTTCCGAAGAGATACTCGGCGAGGCTCTGGGGGCTAAGAGGAAGAACCTGGTCGTCGCCACCAAAGCGTTCAGCCGGATGGGCCGCGCGGCGCACGATACCGGCCTGTCGCGCCGCCACCTGATCGACGCGTGCGACGCCAGCCTGAAACGGCTCGGCACGGATTGGATTGATCTCTATCAGGTCCACAGCTTCGACGCGCTGGTGCCGATCGAGGAGACGCTACGCGCGCTCGACCATCTCGTGACGGCCGGCAAGGTGCGTTATATCGGCTGCTCCAATTATGCCGGCTGGCAGCTGATGAAGGCGACGGCCACCGCCGAACGGCTTGGTACCGAATGCTTTATCAGCCAGCAGATTCAATATTCGCTGATGGTTCGCGATGCCGAGGATGAACTGCTCCCGTGCGGCGTCGACCAGCGGATCGGCGCACTGATCTGGAGCCCGCTCGCGCAAGGTTTCCTCTCGGGCAAGTTCCGTCGCGATGGCGCTGATATCGCGCAACGGCTGGCCCTCAACAACGGCCTGAAACTCTACGATACGCCGCGCGGCGCGACGGTGCTCGATACGCTGTTTGAGATAGCGGCCGATCATCCCGGCGCGTCGCCAAGTCAGGTTGCCCTCAACTGGTTGCTCGCCCGGCCCGGCGTCTCGACCGTGCTGATCGGCGCGCGCAGCGACGAGCAACTGGCGGACAATCTCGCCGCCGCGACCTGGTCGCTGTCGGCTGAGGAAGTCGAAAGACTCGACAAGGCGAGCCAGACGGCGATGCGCTACCCCAATTCGCACCACCGCCTGTTCACGCTGGAGCGCAACCCGCAAATTTTCCCGCGTTATAAGGATTGA
- a CDS encoding 2-hydroxyacid dehydrogenase encodes MIRPRLLVMNEAIEDLVRPPEAEFDIVRLEGVRDRDAFLRQHGAGIAAALTSGMERFDQARLDLLPDLRLIAAIAAGVSGVDLDAAARRGVAVTNAGDLNAGDVADFAVTLMLAHAREVVANDRWVREDRWPEGRRRPARSIATHKVGIVGLGHIGQAIATRLAPFGCEIAWWGPRPKPDLSWPRFDSIDELAAWATILIVAARGDAGTRRLVSKKVIEALGSDGVIVNVSRGFVIDEPAMIAALKDGRLGGAALDVFEHEPIRGSEWADVPNVLMAPHVAGVTHEAFAAVFAGALDNIRRHFAGQPLLRRVV; translated from the coding sequence ATGATCCGTCCCAGGCTGCTTGTCATGAACGAAGCGATCGAGGATCTGGTGCGGCCCCCGGAGGCGGAATTTGATATCGTCCGGTTGGAAGGAGTAAGGGACCGCGACGCCTTCCTCCGTCAGCATGGCGCGGGAATTGCCGCCGCGTTGACGTCAGGCATGGAGCGTTTCGATCAGGCGCGCCTCGACCTGCTCCCCGATCTTCGGCTGATCGCGGCGATCGCGGCGGGCGTATCCGGCGTCGATCTCGATGCGGCGGCGAGGCGCGGCGTTGCGGTCACCAATGCCGGAGATCTCAACGCGGGGGATGTCGCCGATTTCGCGGTGACGCTGATGCTGGCGCACGCGCGTGAAGTGGTCGCCAACGACCGCTGGGTACGCGAGGATCGCTGGCCGGAAGGGCGCCGTCGTCCGGCGCGCTCGATTGCTACACATAAGGTCGGCATCGTGGGGCTTGGTCATATCGGTCAGGCTATCGCCACCCGACTTGCGCCGTTTGGCTGTGAGATCGCGTGGTGGGGGCCGCGACCCAAGCCCGATCTATCATGGCCCCGGTTCGATTCGATTGATGAACTTGCTGCATGGGCGACCATTCTGATCGTGGCGGCGCGGGGAGATGCCGGTACGCGACGGCTTGTGAGCAAAAAGGTGATCGAGGCGCTCGGTTCCGATGGGGTGATCGTCAACGTGTCACGTGGCTTCGTGATCGACGAGCCGGCGATGATAGCCGCGCTGAAAGACGGCCGCCTCGGTGGCGCGGCGCTGGACGTGTTTGAACATGAGCCGATCAGGGGCTCGGAATGGGCAGACGTGCCCAATGTATTGATGGCGCCGCACGTTGCCGGGGTTACGCACGAGGCGTTTGCGGCGGTGTTTGCCGGGGCGCTCGACAATATTCGGCGACATTTTGCCGGACAGCCGCTGTTGCGTCGGGTGGTATGA
- a CDS encoding LysR family transcriptional regulator, which produces MITKRARSVAGRAAMIDPSEVKSFVTVAEERSFSAAARRLDLAQSAVSQKVKRLEDQLSLHLLERTSRRVRLSVEGELFMPYAHRLLEMHDEAHRAAALIRSQRGSTLLLGGYNFLVEERLRLVEHFLALNPTTQVDVHHGTRQDLYHRLSIGGLDAVIALALPGQTRSDLDFICIERRRCHVAFPPGHPLASRDAITYSDLCGRQLAISPGRQDAEILNVITTELTRRGVELISAPEADRRAIEQFAQVRGLPHLQWYPSQRARHERGNSVVLPITDNMLLTDLVVYFEKGRRRDVARRFAEAIQNYVALGLNEAVT; this is translated from the coding sequence TTGATCACGAAACGTGCTAGATCGGTCGCCGGGAGAGCCGCGATGATTGATCCGTCCGAGGTTAAAAGCTTTGTCACCGTCGCCGAAGAGCGCTCCTTTTCCGCCGCCGCACGGCGGCTTGATCTTGCGCAATCCGCCGTCTCGCAGAAGGTGAAGCGACTGGAGGATCAGCTTTCCCTGCACCTCCTCGAACGCACCTCACGCCGGGTCCGCCTTTCGGTCGAAGGCGAATTGTTCATGCCATATGCCCATCGGCTGCTGGAGATGCACGACGAGGCACACCGCGCCGCCGCCCTCATCCGTAGCCAGCGCGGTTCGACGCTGCTGCTCGGCGGCTACAATTTTCTAGTCGAAGAGCGGCTTAGGCTGGTGGAGCATTTCCTTGCGCTCAATCCGACGACACAGGTCGACGTCCATCACGGTACGCGGCAGGATCTCTATCACCGGTTGAGCATTGGCGGTCTCGATGCGGTGATCGCGCTGGCGCTCCCCGGGCAGACTCGATCCGATCTCGACTTCATCTGTATCGAGCGGCGTCGGTGCCACGTCGCTTTTCCGCCCGGCCACCCCCTCGCCTCCCGCGATGCGATAACATACAGCGATCTGTGCGGGCGCCAGTTGGCGATTTCACCCGGGCGACAGGACGCCGAAATCCTGAACGTGATCACCACGGAACTCACGCGACGCGGCGTCGAATTGATCTCCGCGCCCGAGGCTGATCGTCGGGCGATCGAGCAATTCGCTCAGGTGCGCGGCCTCCCGCATCTGCAATGGTATCCCAGCCAGCGCGCGCGCCACGAGCGCGGCAACTCCGTCGTGCTGCCGATCACCGACAATATGCTGCTCACCGATCTCGTCGTCTATTTCGAGAAGGGGCGCCGGCGCGACGTCGCCAGACGCTTCGCGGAAGCCATCCAGAATTACGTGGCGCTCGGACTGAACGAAGCTGTCACCTGA
- a CDS encoding TonB-dependent receptor, whose translation MRIPTVSACRLAIVAILLGGTSTQAIAQQVVAPEPEASGPAGQPDTGDIVVTAQRREERLQSVPISISAFSGKTLESSGIQSSKELAQIVPGFNFAQSSFSPQPTIRGIGTRGVGAGDESVVPVYIDGVYQPFLASSVMELNNIDRIEVLRGPQGALLGRNSTGGAINIITSTPSATEAFKASASYGSYDEVVLKGYATGGNDVVAADLAALYKDDNGYLRNLQGGPNRGDVNSLSLRGKVRLTPADNLEMTLSLAHNATRDTLATSAQPLNGNTVARVRNPNVLLPSGPFEASTNGGDSRFRQNSGSLTIVYHGGAVDVTSITGIDRSKLNIYSDNDATFQPVSIQSVGYYSRSITQELYATGHSGKLDWIVGGTYFNATAGNNPSQVITTSAAGVVTIPTNIQSVVKTDSVAVYAQGTYHLTDRLLVTVGGRYTDEVRSIGITNLNLPVGNEKFGRRRYTQFTPSGTIQYKFDDDTNIYAKAGQGFKSGIFNASTYPSGTAQPTPVNPEIVTQYEIGTKFRPLPWLRGTLSAFYTDYNDLQVNVRNPVTLASDLQNAGSAELYGGEAELFANPMAGLNLRFGLSLLHAKYTKYENAQVTTPTLSPTGVPVGGNSTIFIDATGNNIIRTPFVTVSGGFDYGFDLGESRITIAGNAYYSGKQYWEASNRVVQPGYTLINGELGWQSPDRHFRASVWVQNLLNAEHQLYILSSPSGDTQVFARPRSVGVKLGVEF comes from the coding sequence ATGAGAATTCCAACGGTGTCCGCGTGTCGCCTCGCGATCGTCGCGATCCTGCTGGGGGGAACCTCGACCCAGGCGATCGCGCAGCAGGTGGTAGCCCCTGAGCCCGAGGCGAGCGGGCCGGCCGGCCAACCGGACACCGGCGACATTGTCGTCACCGCGCAACGTCGTGAAGAACGACTCCAGAGCGTACCGATCTCAATCTCCGCATTCAGCGGCAAGACGCTGGAAAGTTCGGGCATCCAGTCGAGCAAGGAACTGGCGCAAATCGTTCCCGGCTTCAATTTTGCCCAGTCCTCGTTTTCGCCTCAGCCGACGATTCGCGGCATCGGTACCCGGGGCGTGGGCGCTGGGGATGAATCGGTGGTGCCGGTTTATATTGATGGCGTTTACCAGCCGTTTCTGGCGTCGTCGGTAATGGAGCTGAACAATATCGACCGCATCGAGGTGTTGCGTGGGCCGCAGGGGGCGCTTCTCGGGCGCAATAGCACTGGCGGCGCGATCAACATCATCACTTCCACGCCCAGCGCAACGGAAGCGTTCAAAGCATCGGCCAGTTACGGCAGCTATGACGAAGTGGTCCTAAAGGGCTATGCCACGGGCGGTAACGACGTAGTCGCCGCCGATCTCGCCGCGCTTTACAAGGATGATAACGGCTACCTGCGCAACCTGCAGGGCGGCCCCAATCGTGGCGATGTGAACAGCTTGTCGCTGCGCGGCAAAGTGCGCCTGACACCGGCGGACAACCTGGAGATGACGCTGTCGCTGGCGCACAATGCGACCCGCGACACGCTGGCCACGTCCGCGCAACCACTTAACGGAAATACCGTCGCGCGAGTGCGGAATCCAAACGTCTTGCTTCCTTCTGGTCCGTTTGAAGCATCGACCAACGGCGGTGATTCACGCTTCCGCCAAAACAGCGGTTCGCTCACCATCGTATATCATGGCGGGGCGGTGGACGTCACATCGATCACCGGGATCGATCGATCCAAACTCAATATCTATTCAGACAATGATGCGACATTCCAGCCGGTTTCGATCCAGTCCGTGGGCTATTACTCACGATCGATAACACAGGAGCTTTACGCGACCGGGCATAGCGGCAAACTCGACTGGATTGTCGGCGGCACCTATTTCAACGCTACCGCCGGTAATAACCCCTCGCAAGTCATCACCACCAGCGCGGCCGGTGTCGTCACTATTCCGACGAATATTCAGTCTGTTGTGAAAACGGATTCAGTCGCGGTTTATGCGCAGGGAACGTACCACCTGACGGATCGACTGCTGGTTACGGTCGGTGGCCGCTATACCGATGAAGTACGTTCGATCGGCATCACCAACCTGAACCTTCCGGTCGGGAATGAGAAATTCGGTCGCCGGCGCTATACGCAGTTCACGCCAAGCGGCACGATCCAGTATAAGTTCGATGACGATACCAACATATACGCCAAGGCAGGTCAGGGGTTTAAATCGGGCATATTCAATGCTTCGACCTATCCGTCGGGAACTGCGCAACCAACCCCGGTCAATCCCGAAATCGTCACGCAATATGAGATCGGCACCAAATTCCGCCCGCTGCCGTGGCTGCGTGGCACCTTGTCGGCCTTCTATACCGACTACAACGATTTGCAGGTCAACGTTCGCAACCCGGTAACGCTGGCGTCCGATCTTCAGAATGCCGGTTCCGCCGAACTCTATGGTGGCGAAGCCGAGCTGTTCGCAAACCCGATGGCGGGTTTGAACCTGCGTTTCGGCCTGTCGCTGCTTCACGCCAAATACACCAAATATGAAAACGCTCAGGTGACGACCCCCACGCTGTCTCCAACTGGAGTTCCGGTAGGTGGTAATTCGACTATTTTCATCGATGCCACCGGCAATAACATCATCCGCACGCCGTTCGTGACGGTTAGCGGGGGCTTCGACTACGGGTTTGATCTCGGGGAGAGCCGGATCACCATCGCGGGCAATGCCTATTACAGCGGCAAGCAATATTGGGAGGCGAGCAATCGCGTCGTCCAGCCCGGCTACACGCTGATCAATGGCGAACTCGGCTGGCAATCGCCCGATCGGCATTTCCGCGCCTCGGTCTGGGTGCAAAATCTCCTTAATGCCGAACATCAGCTCTATATTCTCTCGTCGCCCTCCGGTGACACGCAAGTGTTCGCCCGGCCGCGTTCGGTGGGCGTGAAGCTGGGCGTGGAATTCTGA